One Arachis hypogaea cultivar Tifrunner chromosome 2, arahy.Tifrunner.gnm2.J5K5, whole genome shotgun sequence genomic window, gtgttcctctatttgggacctttgtttgggctttcctgtgacttggccaaactctttgagaagaggtcgggttgtcctgacctgaagaggtcggtcgctttgtctgtagaacatcccgggtcggacattttcgacccagggtatgaacagacatcatttatacaagatgagagatttttacccactttcccaatagccactatttttccttttgcatcatcaccgaaagtgacaaatcatccatcatattcatcaagctttatgaagaaggttgtctttccggtcatatgcctagagcatccgctatccatgtaccacatattctctttcttcttggatgctagacatacctacaaaataagctcaagtgaccttaggtatccaaattttcttggatcctttcacgttaaaccatctcctatgtCCTAAACCATTGTAACAAAAAACAACTTtacaaactttatcaccaatcattctttcaccaaagaaacattgaataGGAAAGTGTCCATTTCGATTGCATagcctacaaaatcttggagttgctgttttgttaaagtaggttggGTCTTGATACCTTGTATCATTTGAAGATGaagcaatgttttcaaaatgagatttttcagatttataaaaccccaacccagctttatcataaagaggtttttgactagccaaaatttgattaagattttcagaactttgtgtaaacttggctaagtcttccttaagccttttaacctctttaagcaactcttcatttcttTTATAACAGTCTACATATGCAAGGACAGAATGGTCACTTTCACATCTTCTAATTTGGGttcttaactgcttattttcttcaacaagatcacaagcagtttcggcctctctcactttctcttttagaaaactgttttcagctttaagaatggtgatttgttgttcaagttcttgattttccaacagaaaacatcttattttttcagaaaggtggtctatcataagatgaagatcttcagttttagggttatgaaagactacctgatttacatgatctgccatgagacacggttgtgacttggtctccgattcttcatcatcatcatctaagtcattttccaaatcttcccatgaggccatcagtcccttcttctttccctttttcagcttctcctccttctttaacttgggacaGTCGGATCtaaaatgccccatttccttgcaattgtaacaggttactttgctaaggtctttcttcatctttcttgagctgctgcctttgcctttgagctccaccattttcctgaatttttttgcaaacaacacaaactcattttcagaagagttatcactggattcaccatccagagggttagttacagaagaaaaagcaattcctttcttttttgaatcttttttttaaataggtgttttcaaaagcaagaagatttcctctcaaatcatcaactgtcatggaatctaagctactactctcagaaataattaaagcttctgtttcccactcttttgtaagacatctcaacactcttctcactagcacagattcagaatgtgtaattcccagagcatctaaaCCAACAATGATGGTGTTGAATCGTTCGAACAGTTTAttaatggactctccttccttcattgcaatcatttcatattccctgttcaacatgtctgtccgagtcttctttacaatggtagttccttcatgagtgatttgtagcttgtcccagatttcctttgccgttgtgcatcgtgatacccgtcggtattcctcaaagctgatagcacagttgagcaggttTACTGCATTTCCTCGGTCCATCTTGCTTTTGGTTTGAGagtgactactccttcagcacttgtggtagttggaaattgaggcccttctaggataatcttccaaagtctataatccactgcttgtacaaatatcttcatcctctccttccaataggtataatttttcccattgaaaagaggaggtctgttgcttgattgcccTTCTGTGAGTTTGTACGAtaccagatttgagccactgcTTTCTTCCATGAGGATCTTTTCTCCGagatgcaaagcttgatctctttgagaccaagctctgataccaattgatggtttttaatggctaagagaagggggggttgaatcttagcccctttttctttcaattacacttgttGGTCTTTGTAACAACTTCaggagactttttgatttttgtcttGTCCCAAGTCACGAGAATTTTtcgttttgtctcgtcacttgtcACGAGATATTTTTCGGCTTTATCTCCTGGACAGCAGAAACAGAATTtaagtagaagagaaagaaatagtacaccaagatatatcatggttcagctgctaagtgcagtgcagcctacatctagtctccatcacaacaatgatggaatttcactataatcaactttgattatatacaccaattctccctagaaactacccttcctatctgggacaagtccagaattctaaacccaatcctgaacttgacttggtcactgccaagctttcaactgtaaagtgctaacccaacttacaaggggattcccacagaatcatggaacacaacatagatgtacaaagaaactctaaggacatctatggctttttcttttaattttgcactctctgcctttttccgctctatggctttttcatacaaacttcactgtttgcctttttccatgagactcaagacatgacaaaattaaacagaaaaattataaaacagaatacattgaaggagaagagaaatatgttagctcaggtagctctgagaacactgTGCCTCGCACTCTCACACATTTTCCTTGCTTCAAACCATGGCTGTTcaccctttttatagaagagtgaagcctccacagttgaaaccaaacaaaccaagcttaacttcttCTCCATGCAAAATAAACTGGTTCGGCCAGAAAGAGAGAGGAGGTAACCcatgcaaaaaccaacatgcaaatacctctagtccttccttggtcatcaccattcatcaatccgagcgctccatcattggcttgctctccaagatggatttctggcccttgatgcttcatgatgatgatggcttcatctgctctaatctctgcctcttccatcacttcgccactctagctacttcctgtggtggttgagcagaatcagagacaagtcatgcctccaagaatcttcaccttgctggccgaatctccttctaccttttttggtatgaagaagccaagatctcatcacaaaatcttactacaagtgataagaatctcagccacatcatactttttttttctttttcttgccaccattagcttgatggtcttgatccATGCAGCTTCTTCTTTTCGGTGAGTGTAGCTTCCATGGCTTCTTGGGTATTGaccgaaggaagaagaaaaatgagaGAGTAGTTAGAGTAGAAAGAGAAGCAATTAATTTAGTTTGAATAAAATAATGAAAGATGAGTTGCTTTTTGCTTCCCTCTTCATTAAGGCTAGCCATCTAATCAATCAATGAcactctctctcatgtttccaatgctagtattaaatttattttagtgaaaatttgaattccactagAATTGGATTCCGTTGAAAGCTTGTAACATGATTAAAGGAATgggttttatttaaataaatgcaTTGTGcccattttctttagttttggaCCCATCATGCTTGccttcatgcaattttaattttgggCTTGTAACAACAAGATTCAATCTGGCCCAATTAAcatcacaacaattcagccatacatctttgaatatttttgaatcaatgctGAATTGAGAAATAAATTCACACTTGGGCTTTTTCGGCCCATATTAaaaacctgcatcacaaaattattaattaacatatgttaaatgaaaatcaaattaataattttgtaattaattattttaataatgtttgttcatcatcaaaattaaattgagtTTTCAAACTCATCACAAACTAATACTAAATCTGTTATAACCTGTTATTAGGTGCAGCATAAGTTTGTTAGGATGGTTAAGTTTAGTAAccatctcttttttattttcttggttGCTCTGCATGGCTATATATACTGGCAAAGGCTTTGATAGTGTAAACACATAATTCATAACTATTCTCTCACTTGTTCTCTTCTACAAACACtattaaaagaataaaactaAAGACTAATCTTTCCTTTTTCCTTTATAAGTTTACTCTACACATACATTAATCATACCTTAACTAAAGActaatctttcctttttttttttactatatacTCTAAAATTCGAAAGTGTTGTACATTTCAAAGTGGAAAAAAAAGGCTAAATAATAtttctcaaaaataaaaagaaagaaatatgtTATCCACCAAAACTTTAGAAAAATGAATATATATGTTGGATTAGTCAAACTCTTTTAGAGTATTGGCTTAAATATTTCAAATAATCAGTGGCAGAGTCAGTTAGAAGAAGGGGCCAATAGCCCCCGAATTAATAATTTGTATtaataagtttttaatttttcagtttgatctctttttaatttttaatttttctttcttctttacttatattttttatgttggtctctctttaaaaaaatttctagCTCCACCCTTACAAATAATATAATGGAATAATAGGAACCATTTTGACTAGCTACACCTCCAATCTTTAATTCGGACCACAAATTAAAGTAAGCATCAAGGGGTATAAAAAACACACAACATTTGTTCATAACAAGAATATTAGGTccatttttttcttataaataaTTAACAACTAAGCATTTCAAACTAAAGAATATTAATTGGCGAGCTCCTACTAACCATGGCAATTGACAAGTCGCTGATTTAAAATTgattgatgaaaaaaaaaaaacctcataAATATATCTAGTCTAACCTTACATACATCGTTATTGcaacttttgatttttgaaaaagaaagtaataacaaACAAAAAAGACTTTCTAAGCTAATCGTGCGGCATACAATAATTGACAGcgctaatattaattaaaaaatgtgaatccaataataataattagatatattttatgcaaatccaaaaaaaaaaaagtagatatagtttaaatttaataatgtatAGACAGGTATATTATATGAAAATGAATGGCATAAGATAATTTGATAGTGACAAATATGTTTTGCATAAGATAATTATCTCTCGCTGGGATTGGTGGAAGTAAGCAATTTTAAGTTAGTGTAGGTCTCAATTTTAAGTATCATCACAGAATTTTATGAGTCTAGCTACTATATCATTATCTGTACATAATTTAGTAAaccaaattcataaaaaaaaatctagttgtttagTCAAAATTTCTAGTATATTAAATCAAATAATCAAATCAATTTTAATGTTACGTTCAACAAGAAACACTTTGTCAATATATGACCGAAGTTAACTAAGTAAGAAGCAATAAGCAATAATACATATACACTTAAACTTTTCTCATTCAGAGTCCATCAAGACATCAAAGTAAATAAGAAGCATAGCATAGTGAAAAAGGTAACATTAAATGGCAGAGGGTAAAGGAAGAGTGTGTGTCAGTTGtatgttaataaaataatttttgattaATATGTttgaaattgataaaaaaaattaaaatagtaatataGTATATATCATTAACTAGTAATATAAAACTTATCTAAAATGCTctatataattaaaagaaatatataaacaaatattttaaaaattaatttataattaaataccaATAGAATATTTAGATATTattgtaatttatttaattttgttcatattttGTATATGTATGGTGTCCCctctcaaacataaattaaaattagttaatccaTATGTTTCCTGTTTTGTCATTTGTGTGAATGTCCGTGTATACATATAAGTATAGGAGATGAGATTATATATGAACCACTGAATGAGTATTTGGGTGGGGTAATTATTATATAAACGTATATGTTACAAAAATGTTGACAATAAGTAATTTCATGAAAtgcttttaaataattttcataatttatataAATGAGGATAAACTACTTTGTAAAATTCATTTTCCtgtgtaatttaattttctaTACCTATATTTATCAAGAGACCTATAAGtatatttattgttattgtttttgttgagtttggaaaacttatatttaattaaatgatgattaaacattattaaaattaagtgtcttatttaatattttcaatggTTTGTTTGATATGTTTATTAGTGTgcaagagaaagaaattaattttctatTGGGTCAAAAGGATAGAGCAGCCCACTTTGATCAAAGAATTATTTTAGATTTGTGCAAAATCAATTCAAACATAAAGTGACtgaaatttgaaataaagataagccCAAATCATAAGCCCATATTGATAAAACAAATAAAGAAGGAAATGGCCCAAGAATATCATACATTGATCACAAAAACAAAGGAGCCCAATTTTATTGAAGCATGTTTTGGTTTCCAATTCACTTTGGTGGAATCCAAATTTTAATTAGTTTAAAAGCATGCTTTCCAGTTTTCACAGATGCCTTTTTCAATGTgtaatgaaattcaaattttaattaatttggatttATTGCATGGCTTGTAAATAGGAAAGAGAAAGTGCAATTGATTTAATGGTATTAATTGATTTCACATGTTATAAGGCATGGGGAAAGGAAATGGATAATtaactcattttaattttcttctttacTCTTTTGAAAGCTTTTCTttcgtctctttcttttttctcttgcttTTATATTGTCACTTCTATCagagaaagaaaatggaagaagttATCAAAGATAGAAGTAAAGAAGCTATGTACAAGCAAGAGGTTAAGGTGATTATGGCTCTTGTAAAAGAAAGATCTACAGTATAtggtgtggctgagatctttgccACTAATAGTAAGATGTGGTGAAGAAGTCTCAAGATCACCATACCTAAAAAAGTGGAAGATCCAATTCGATCAGAGAAGAATATCCCTGGAGTATGACTCGTTTCTACTTTTTGATCATCCATCACaagaggtagctactgtagctacgtggaggaagaGGCAGAAAATAGAGCAAatggagctgtcaaggatcaagggttcatcaagggtcagaaatACTTCTTAGGgaccaagtcaagatggaaggctcaaATTGATGAAGCTTGACgagaagggatgagagagaggtaattgcatgttggttttagcTTTCggtttcctctcttctctctctgtctgAACCGGTTTAATGATTGAAGAAAAAAAAGTTGGTTCGGTTGAACCGTTTCAAtcttggaagcttccccttctataataagggagAACGGCAAAGGGTTGAGACAAGGAGTGAGAGCACACGTTCGGGTTCCCATAGCTCTTTGAGCTAttcattcttctccttcatggctttcattgaatatttctttttctcagtGAGTCTGTTTGTGTTACATTGGTAAAAAACAAAATATGAGGTTTTGTAAAAAAAGCCAATGAGtgaaaaaaaggcagagagttaaagaaaaagccattattatctcagaaattctttgtatgtatttctgttttgttgtcatgatcctgaggggatttccttgcaagttgtgttAGTACTTTGCGGTTGCAAGCTAGATTGAAGTCTAATCAAGTTCGGGTTGGGGTAGAATCTGGACTTGTTCCTttccaagttgggttagcactttgcagtcAAAAGCTTGGTAggtaaccaagtcaagttcagttttggggatagattctggacttgtcccggataggaatgggtagttcctagagaagaattggtgtctgtaatcagtttgattatagtgaaatttcgtcattattgtgatggagactggatataggctacattgcacttagcagctgaatcaagatacttctgggtgtgattctctctttctcttctactcatttACTATTTCTGTTCGtgagagacaaaattaaaaaatatttcttaacCGGttacaagacaaaaaaaaatgtcTCTTGACCAGTTATAAGAcaaaaagcaaaaatatctcTTGGAGCTAATCTAAAAAGCAAAAAGTAacattcaacaaaaaaaaaagctaagattcaacccccttctcttagccattaATAACTATCAGTTTTTATAAAAAAGTTTTCGCTAACGTactacatattattttttttcctatcagatatactattaataattaataataaaacataGAATAACATGTACTATATTAGCAAAAACTTTAATAGTTGAACATTTTGGACCATTCAATATATCAGATATTTGCTTGCTTTAATTTTTCTTCATGCAATTTATCATAACTTATAACCTTCTATATATAAAAAGGGCAACTTAAccgtacccaaaaaaaaaaaaaaagaaaagaaacaaaatggACTTTTCATTATATTAACTTATTTCGATAACATTCAAAGAAAAACATCATTCATAGATTGACCTACATGTCATGCACCATCTAATTGTTTTTCTTTAGTAAACCAAAAGCAATCTTCTTAAACATTTTATTGTCTTTCCACTAATTAGTTCCGTGGTAAACTTTATTTAAGATAACCCTTCTCCTTGCAGCATTGAATGGCTTCCTCAAACGTTTCCTCTGTCCCATACTTGAACTTAAATCCAGCATCAATTAATTTCTTTGAGTTCATATGTGGTATATTCTCACCCTTAATTTCCTTTATTGACCTAGAGTGTACAAATAAAACTcattaatattagtttttataatgaAATCCAAATTAAAAGCATGCCATTAAGAAGCACACTTACTCTGGAGAAGGTAGTTTATATTCAGGGTGCTTTGAACGAATAAATTCAGCTATCTCTTGAAGAGTAACACTGCTTGGTGAGCAATTGTATCTCCCTTTTGGATTTGGATGCTCAAACAGAAAAATGTGTGCTCTTGCCAAATCATCTACATGTGCTATAGGGAAACGAAGAAGAGCACCAAAATTATCACTGTCATCTGCACCATCAAGATTTTGATTAAGAATTTTATAGTTGACTAATCATAGGAGATTAAAGTGGAGGCACTTTAATTACcacttcttttattattatatcttaTGGTGGATATAAGTTCTAGTGCTGTAAGTTGAAAAACcaatgattttaaatttgatattaatTATGAATCCGATAATGACATGTAATTCATGGTTTAATCAAACATAAATGGTAAAAAAAAGTAGGTAAGAAAGAAGACTGACACATTGAAAATAGATAGTttatagaaataattttttttgtattttatggagaaaagaaaaagagaaataataaataatagacagATATAATGGAACAAGAAATTAATTTATACCATCAAACAAATAAGAATTTTCGTTATCATATCtgtacaaattttattttaaattggtaTGCTAAACAACAAATAGAATGAATTCATGAAAGGCCCTTATACCTAACCCCTTAATTACTTAGGACTGCTCATGTTGGATAATGCTCAATAATTGAGTTTTGATAAACTTAACATATGATTTAGTACATCCGATTCACCTATTAATACAACTGTCTAATGCCGCAAACCACTAGATTGAGTTTCAAAACTATGCTTAGACATCAACTCTTTctgatatttttcttttcttttttcacttcTTATGATCGTATATATTAAGATCCGTGTATTAAAGACTACATAATTAAATCATGCAAAATTAATTAACTTACTAAATAACAGAGACAGAGAGGTATGAACTGAAATAGGAAGTTTAGCACAGATGAATGGTCCAAGAACAAAAGGAGGAATCAAAGACACAACTTCCAATCCATTCTTCTCTCCGAATTCAAGCACAGCCTTCTCAGCCAAAGTCTTAGAAATCGCATAAGACCAAGAAAACTGCTTCGTCTCATTGAGAAAATCCACATCACTCCAATAACTCTCATCCATCTCCTGTGCCCCTGTTATTATGAAATTTATGGTTAATAATTTTGATaccattattttattaataaataatctaAATATTGGTTGTATTATTAATTACAATCCCGCTATGTTAACAACAACATTTCTTTCAacatctgccaactcttatttataagtgtgtttaatagaagtgtctttgtggatgtgtctaacaaaaaatgtcttttttatagctgtgtttaatagaagtgtctttatagatatattttttggatgtgtctctttatatatgtgtttaaaatataataattaattattgttggcgCAGATAATATGTTAGtacctatattttttctattaattatgacagttagttagttagttaagaaAGTAACCGTTTCTGTTAGTCTGACAGTTAGAGTTTGTTACAATACCTGATCTGTTGTGTATGACAGCGGAGCCACTTGAAGTGTAAACTACTCTCTTCACTGTCTTTGAATCCAAGCATGCTTTTAGGATTCCAATTGCACCATCAACGCTTCTCTTGATAACGGTTTCCGGTGGCTGGTTTACTTGGAAATCCACCGGGCTTGCGGTGTGGATCACGCCGACGCAGCCTACAATCGATTCGCCGAAACTCTCTGGGTTGCTGAGATCAGCGTTGAAGATTTGGAGCCTTTCGGATGCTCCGGGAAGATTTGTGAGGAAGCTTACATCTTTCTTGCTATTAGCTATGGTGACAAAATACAATAACACTGTTTTAGCGTTTAAGAATTTTATAACAatatatttaaagaaattaaaaaaattgaaaacctaACCTGGACCAGATCTAACAGTAGTGTTAACATAGTAACCTTCCTGAAGGAGATTTCTGATGATAATTGAAGCAATGAACCCTGTTCCTCCAGTGACACACACTCTTCCTTTACCCTCTGCCATTTAGTGTTACCTTCTTCACTATGCTATGCTTCTTGGTCTGATTACTTTGATCTCTTGATGGACTCTGAATGAGAAAAGTTTAAGTGTATTTGTATTGATTCTTACTTAGTTAATGTTGACCAAGTGTTTTAGCTTCTTGTTGAAAGTAACAttaaaattgatttgattttatttgatttaatataCTAGAAATTTTGACTAAGCaactagatttttattttttttatgaatttgattTACTAAATTATGTACAGATAATGAAGTAGCTAGAGTCACAAAATTCTGTGATGATTGATACTTAAAATTGAGACCTACACTAACTTGACCTCAAAATTGCTTACTTCCTGGGTGTTAGTTGCTATAACCCTTCACCAACCCCAGCGAGAGATAATTATCTTCTGCAAAACATATTATCTTATGCCATTCATTTTCATATAATATACCTGTCAatacattattaaatttaaacTATATCTACTTTTTTTCCGACCTTGGCTGTGCCGTAGGATTAGCTTAGAAAGACTCTTCTTTTCAAACATCAAAAGTTGTCAATAAGGTGTACGTGTGATTAGGCTATATAtttaacagtttttttttttttgtcagcgACTTGCGTATTGTCCGTGGGATGTCCGACTCGTCTCACTTACACTCGAGGACAGTATAAAATTAAAGAGTAGTGCTGGGGAGCCAATAGCTTAAACGTACAATGTGTACCTacactatctagaataaccatccggataccaggataataaacatctcatgttataAAAAGCTAATGTTAAATCTTTGgtttatgaataaaatgaacatcacctacACTATCTAGAATAACTATCCGGATACCAGGGACCAAggttcgaactcttgaccttccaAATCTGGAACTCTAATATCATGTCCTGAAACCACTTATCCCAAAAGTGTAACCTAATagaacaatgtaacactaataatcatatctctaatactttctaaaccttcattgtacacattatacgctTAGATCATTGGCTCCCCATACTTTCTCAAAATTAAATCTTGATCTGCCGTCTTGTCTTTATAaccattaaattttaataaataaaataaaattttataatttatgtaACTATAATCACATTCaaacataaattaaactaaaaatataaaaaccatacattatcaaacaaaaaagaatacatatatatttaaattaatatagatAGGGACAAGTTTTTACTTTATCGGATTTGTCTCGCACCACTCAAGATCTCACTCTGCCAAAAACTCACCTCGCACCGAAAAAAGATGATTAATTACCTATGTTAATGAATAAGAATGGATTGAATACCTGTAAATTCGAATAGTGTTACTACCTCAAAGCTTAATAGTTAGACTTAATAGTTAGGGACCCCGCATAATATTCTTTAGTTTGAAAtacctaattaattaataaaatgtaATTTCTATCGAATCCTCTACTAGGTAACATATAATTTACCCTCTTTAAAGTGTTGATTTTTGATTGGCTGCATTAACCATGCCTTTAATTATTATGCTGACTTGGATTGCCAAAAAATTAATGTGCATAAGTAAAATAATAGAC contains:
- the LOC112753158 gene encoding vestitone reductase produces the protein MAEGKGRVCVTGGTGFIASIIIRNLLQEGYYVNTTVRSGPANSKKDVSFLTNLPGASERLQIFNADLSNPESFGESIVGCVGVIHTASPVDFQVNQPPETVIKRSVDGAIGILKACLDSKTVKRVVYTSSGSAVIHNRSGAQEMDESYWSDVDFLNETKQFSWSYAISKTLAEKAVLEFGEKNGLEVVSLIPPFVLGPFICAKLPISVHTSLSLLFNDSDNFGALLRFPIAHVDDLARAHIFLFEHPNPKGRYNCSPSSVTLQEIAEFIRSKHPEYKLPSPESIKEIKGENIPHMNSKKLIDAGFKFKYGTEETFEEAIQCCKEKGYLK